Proteins co-encoded in one Afipia sp. P52-10 genomic window:
- a CDS encoding acyl-CoA dehydrogenase family protein, whose product MDLSFSKEELAFRDEVREFIAKNLTEDVKRMQRLTPSALSEKPVFASWHAALSKKGWVSPYWPKQHGGTGWTPAQRYIFETECGKAGTPSLLPFGVHMVGPVIIKFGSEQQKAFYLPRIVSGEDYWCQGYSEPGSGSDLASLKTRAVRDGDHYVVNGTKIWTTHAHFANRMFALVRTADTPKRQEGISFLLIDMTTKGISTRPIITIGGDHEVNQVFFDDVRVPVENRIGEENKGWTYAKYLLEFERGASFRAARFRRQLGELKRLNAKTGNGAGGDASIATRIAEAEIDVDALEMIELKLLSDVQAGRNPGPVSSVLKLRGTEIFQTLTRIGVDIIGTNALVWEPRRPLYSLNEAAVLPDDELAVLPAHLDGRAHTIFGGTSEIQHEIVAKQMLGL is encoded by the coding sequence ATGGATCTGTCATTCTCGAAGGAAGAGCTCGCATTCCGCGACGAGGTACGGGAGTTCATTGCCAAGAATCTGACCGAGGACGTCAAGCGCATGCAGCGGCTGACGCCGAGCGCCTTGTCGGAAAAGCCCGTGTTCGCGAGCTGGCACGCGGCGCTGTCCAAGAAAGGTTGGGTGTCGCCGTACTGGCCGAAGCAGCATGGCGGCACGGGCTGGACGCCGGCGCAGCGCTATATCTTCGAGACCGAATGCGGCAAGGCCGGAACACCGAGCCTGCTGCCGTTCGGCGTGCACATGGTGGGGCCGGTCATCATCAAGTTCGGGTCGGAGCAGCAGAAGGCCTTCTACCTGCCGCGCATCGTCTCGGGTGAGGACTACTGGTGCCAGGGCTATTCCGAGCCGGGCTCAGGCTCGGACCTCGCCTCGCTGAAGACCCGCGCGGTGCGCGACGGCGATCATTACGTCGTCAACGGCACCAAGATCTGGACCACCCACGCGCACTTCGCCAACCGGATGTTCGCGCTGGTGCGGACGGCGGATACGCCGAAGCGGCAGGAAGGCATCAGCTTCCTTTTGATCGACATGACCACCAAGGGCATCTCGACCCGGCCGATCATCACCATCGGCGGCGATCACGAGGTCAATCAGGTGTTCTTCGACGATGTGCGCGTGCCGGTCGAAAACCGGATCGGCGAGGAGAACAAAGGCTGGACCTATGCGAAGTATCTGCTCGAGTTCGAGCGCGGAGCGAGCTTCCGTGCCGCCCGCTTCCGCCGTCAGCTCGGCGAGCTGAAGCGGCTGAACGCCAAGACCGGCAACGGCGCAGGCGGCGATGCGAGTATAGCGACGCGGATCGCCGAAGCCGAGATCGATGTCGATGCGCTCGAAATGATCGAGCTCAAGCTTCTGTCGGATGTGCAGGCCGGGCGCAATCCGGGTCCGGTGTCGTCGGTGCTGAAATTGCGCGGCACGGAAATCTTTCAGACGCTCACACGGATCGGCGTCGATATCATCGGCACCAATGCGCTGGTGTGGGAGCCGCGGCGGCCGCTCTACAGCCTGAACGAGGCCGCGGTGCTGCCGGACGACGAACTGGCGGTGCTGCCGGCGCATCTCGACGGGCGCGCGCATACGATCTTCGGCGGCACATCGGAGATCCAGCACGAGATCGTCGCCAAGCAGATGCTCGGCCTGTGA
- a CDS encoding enoyl-CoA hydratase yields the protein MSFTEIDYRIDGRTAIVTLNRPESLNAWTATMGNEVRQAMRQATDDSTVRVIVLTGAGRGFCAGADMKRLSNISSAGRIDEKPPAPFDPNSRKDFQRANXYFPAVPKPIIAAINGPCAGLGLCYALFCDMRFAAEEASFTTAFARRGLIAEHGMSWTLPRLVGHSAAADLLLSARKVMAPEALKLGMVDRLYPASELMPATLAYAKELGELSSPRSLGVIKRQLWAAHMQPLNDAMDLADHEMALSLASEDFKEGVRHFVEKRAPAFTGR from the coding sequence ATGTCCTTCACCGAAATCGACTACCGGATCGACGGCCGCACCGCGATCGTCACGCTGAACCGCCCAGAGAGCCTCAACGCCTGGACGGCAACCATGGGCAACGAAGTCCGGCAGGCGATGCGGCAGGCCACCGATGACAGCACCGTGCGCGTCATCGTGCTCACCGGTGCCGGCCGCGGCTTCTGCGCCGGCGCCGACATGAAACGGCTCTCCAACATTTCCAGCGCCGGCCGGATCGACGAGAAGCCGCCGGCGCCGTTCGATCCGAATTCGCGCAAGGACTTCCAGCGCGCCAACNCCTATTTTCCCGCCGTGCCGAAGCCGATCATCGCCGCGATCAACGGTCCGTGCGCCGGCCTCGGGCTCTGCTACGCCCTGTTCTGCGACATGCGCTTCGCGGCGGAAGAAGCCTCCTTCACCACGGCGTTCGCGCGCCGCGGCCTGATCGCCGAACACGGCATGAGCTGGACGCTGCCGCGGCTGGTCGGCCACTCCGCAGCAGCCGATCTGCTGCTCTCCGCGCGCAAGGTGATGGCGCCCGAGGCGCTGAAGCTCGGCATGGTCGATCGCCTCTATCCGGCGAGTGAGCTGATGCCGGCGACGCTCGCCTATGCCAAGGAACTCGGCGAACTGTCGTCGCCGCGCTCGCTCGGCGTGATCAAGCGGCAGCTCTGGGCTGCGCATATGCAGCCGCTCAACGATGCGATGGACCTCGCCGATCACGAGATGGCGCTGAGCCTCGCCAGCGAGGATTTCAAGGAAGGCGTGCGGCACTTCGTCGAGAAGCGCGCGCCTGCATTCACCGGACGCTAA
- a CDS encoding xanthine dehydrogenase family protein subunit M produces MYQTTYHRPSSVDEAVALFAKGADAKYLAGGHTLIPVMKQRLAAPSDVIDLAKIPALVGIDVSADAVTIKAATTYYDILQNPQVRRAIPALVHLTSVLGDPAVRYRGTIGGSLANNDPAADYPAAVLALGATVQTNKRTIAADDFFQGLFTTALDDGEIITAVSFPIPAKAAYAKFRHPASRFALTGVFVAKTKAGDVRVAATGAAQDGVMRVEAIEQALKANWSAAALEPIRIPTEGMMADIHGSAAYRANLIKVMAQQAVAAAG; encoded by the coding sequence ATGTATCAGACCACCTATCACCGCCCGTCGAGCGTTGACGAGGCCGTCGCCCTGTTCGCGAAGGGCGCCGACGCAAAATATCTCGCCGGTGGCCACACGCTGATCCCGGTGATGAAGCAGCGCCTGGCGGCTCCCTCCGACGTCATCGATCTGGCAAAGATCCCGGCCCTGGTCGGCATCGACGTGTCCGCTGACGCGGTGACGATCAAGGCCGCCACCACCTATTACGATATCCTGCAGAACCCGCAGGTGCGGCGGGCGATTCCGGCGCTCGTGCATTTGACCTCCGTGCTGGGCGATCCGGCGGTTCGTTATCGCGGCACCATCGGCGGATCGCTCGCCAACAACGATCCGGCAGCCGATTATCCCGCCGCCGTGCTAGCGCTGGGCGCAACCGTGCAGACCAACAAACGCACGATCGCAGCCGACGACTTCTTCCAGGGCCTGTTCACCACCGCTCTCGATGACGGTGAAATCATCACCGCCGTCTCGTTTCCGATTCCTGCCAAAGCCGCCTACGCGAAATTCCGCCATCCGGCCTCGCGATTTGCACTGACCGGCGTGTTCGTGGCCAAGACCAAGGCCGGCGACGTCCGCGTCGCAGCAACCGGCGCGGCCCAGGATGGCGTGATGCGGGTCGAGGCTATCGAACAAGCACTGAAGGCCAACTGGTCGGCGGCCGCGCTGGAGCCCATCCGCATTCCAACCGAGGGGATGATGGCGGACATTCACGGCTCGGCGGCTTATCGCGCCAATCTGATCAAGGTGATGGCGCAGCAGGCGGTGGCGGCCGCGGGCTGA
- a CDS encoding xanthine dehydrogenase family protein molybdopterin-binding subunit, whose protein sequence is MGIEGIGARVARKEDKRFITGKGRYTDDIRLHGMTYAHFVRSPHAHATVKSIDASEALKLPGVVAVLTGKELVDDKIGNLICGWMVYSKDGSPMKMGAWPAMAPETVRFVGQAVAVVLAESKNLARDAAEKVDVTYEELPAVPDIRAAIVPGAPQLHPEAPGNIVYNWSLGDEAACNAAFAKAANVVSLELTNNRLVPNAMEPRSAIADYNSAEDHFTLYTTSQNPHVARLVLSAFYNIAPENKLRVIAPDVGGGFGSKIFIYPEEMVALWASKKIERPVKWTADRTEAFLTDAHGRDHISKADMAFDKDHKMIGLRVKTHANFGAYMSLFSSSVPTYLYATLLSGQYNIPNIYCEVIGVYTNTTPVDAYRGAGRPEASFLLERLVETAARQLKVDPAELRKRNFITSFPHQTPVIMAYDTGDFHASLDAALKAIDYAGFSARKEKAKKEGKLRGIGFSCYIEACGIAPSKAVGSLGAGVGLWESAEVRVNPVGTIEILTGSHSHGQGHETTFAQVVADRLGIPISQVSIVHGDTDKVQFGMGTYGSRSAAVGISAIVKALEKVEAKAKKIVSHQLEASEDDIIIEDGNFKVAGTDKAMPFANVALAAYTAHNLPPGMEPGLKEGAFYDPTNFTFPAGAYICEIEVEEKTGKTSFVNFVAVDDFGRLINPMIVEGQVHGGLAQGIGQALLEGTVYDRSGQLVTASFMDYAMPRADDLPSFNLQHTTTLCPGNPLGVKGCGEAGAIGASAAVINAITDAIGNNDLAMPATPDRVWAAIHGNA, encoded by the coding sequence ATGGGCATTGAAGGCATTGGCGCCCGCGTCGCACGCAAGGAAGACAAGCGCTTCATCACCGGCAAGGGCCGTTACACCGACGATATCCGCCTGCACGGCATGACCTATGCCCACTTCGTCCGCTCGCCGCATGCCCATGCGACGGTCAAGAGCATCGACGCGTCCGAGGCGCTGAAGCTGCCCGGCGTCGTCGCCGTGCTGACCGGCAAGGAGCTGGTCGATGACAAGATCGGCAACCTGATCTGCGGCTGGATGGTCTACTCGAAGGACGGTTCACCGATGAAGATGGGCGCTTGGCCGGCAATGGCGCCGGAGACCGTGCGTTTCGTCGGACAGGCCGTGGCGGTGGTGCTGGCGGAAAGCAAGAATCTCGCCCGCGACGCGGCGGAGAAGGTCGACGTGACCTATGAGGAATTGCCTGCCGTGCCGGACATCCGCGCGGCGATCGTTCCGGGCGCGCCGCAGCTCCATCCCGAGGCGCCGGGCAATATCGTTTACAACTGGTCGCTGGGCGACGAGGCGGCGTGCAATGCGGCGTTCGCCAAGGCCGCGAACGTGGTCTCGCTCGAACTGACCAACAACCGGCTGGTTCCGAATGCGATGGAGCCACGCTCGGCGATCGCCGACTACAACAGCGCCGAGGATCACTTCACGCTCTACACCACGTCGCAGAACCCGCATGTGGCACGGCTGGTGCTGTCGGCGTTCTACAACATCGCGCCCGAGAACAAGCTGCGTGTGATCGCGCCGGATGTCGGCGGCGGCTTCGGCTCGAAGATCTTCATCTATCCCGAGGAGATGGTGGCGCTCTGGGCCTCGAAAAAGATCGAGCGGCCGGTGAAGTGGACCGCCGACCGTACCGAGGCGTTTCTCACCGACGCGCATGGCCGCGATCACATCTCGAAAGCGGATATGGCCTTCGACAAGGATCACAAGATGATCGGCCTGCGGGTGAAAACCCACGCCAACTTCGGCGCCTACATGTCGCTGTTCTCGTCCTCGGTGCCGACCTATCTCTACGCGACACTGCTCTCCGGCCAGTACAATATCCCGAACATCTACTGCGAGGTGATCGGCGTCTACACCAACACCACGCCAGTCGACGCCTATCGCGGCGCCGGGCGACCCGAGGCCAGCTTCCTGCTGGAGCGGCTGGTGGAAACCGCCGCCCGCCAGCTCAAGGTCGATCCGGCCGAATTGCGCAAGAGGAATTTCATCACCAGCTTCCCGCACCAGACGCCGGTGATCATGGCCTATGACACCGGCGACTTTCATGCCTCGCTCGACGCGGCGCTGAAGGCCATCGACTACGCCGGGTTCAGCGCCCGCAAGGAGAAGGCCAAGAAGGAGGGCAAGCTGCGCGGCATCGGCTTCTCCTGCTACATCGAAGCCTGCGGTATTGCGCCATCGAAAGCGGTCGGCAGCCTTGGCGCCGGCGTCGGCCTGTGGGAATCTGCCGAAGTCCGCGTCAATCCGGTCGGCACCATCGAGATCCTCACCGGCTCGCACAGCCACGGTCAGGGCCACGAGACGACCTTCGCGCAGGTGGTTGCGGATCGGCTCGGCATTCCGATCAGCCAGGTCTCGATCGTCCATGGCGACACCGACAAGGTGCAGTTCGGGATGGGCACCTACGGCTCGCGCTCGGCCGCAGTCGGCATCTCGGCGATCGTCAAGGCGCTGGAGAAGGTCGAGGCGAAGGCGAAGAAGATCGTCTCGCATCAGCTCGAAGCCTCCGAGGACGACATTATCATCGAGGACGGGAACTTCAAGGTCGCGGGCACCGACAAGGCGATGCCGTTCGCCAATGTCGCGCTGGCCGCCTACACCGCGCACAATCTGCCGCCAGGCATGGAGCCCGGCTTGAAGGAGGGCGCATTCTACGATCCGACCAACTTCACGTTCCCGGCCGGCGCCTATATCTGCGAGATAGAGGTCGAGGAAAAGACCGGCAAGACATCGTTCGTGAATTTCGTCGCCGTCGATGACTTCGGCCGGCTGATCAACCCGATGATCGTCGAAGGCCAGGTGCATGGCGGGCTGGCGCAAGGCATCGGCCAGGCGCTGCTGGAAGGCACGGTCTACGACAGGAGCGGACAACTCGTGACCGCATCCTTCATGGACTATGCCATGCCGCGCGCGGACGACCTGCCGTCGTTCAACCTGCAGCACACGACGACGCTTTGCCCCGGCAATCCGCTCGGCGTGAAGGGATGCGGCGAGGCGGGCGCGATCGGCGCTTCGGCTGCGGTGATCAACGCGATTACCGACGCGATCGGCAACAATGACCTCGCGATGCCGGCGACGCCGGATCGCGTCTGGGCCGCGATCCACGGTAACGCCTGA
- a CDS encoding (2Fe-2S)-binding protein, translating into MPAVKLTVNGKAVSGDVEDRTLLVHFLRDHLRLTGTHVGCDTSQCGACVVHIDGRAVKSCTVLIGQADGANVTTIEGIAKGDDLHPMQAAFRDNHGLQCGYCTPGMIMSAIDIVNRHGAALDEATVRQELEGNICRCTGYHNIVKSVLDAAGRMKVSQAAE; encoded by the coding sequence ATGCCCGCGGTCAAACTGACGGTGAACGGCAAGGCGGTCTCTGGCGATGTTGAAGACCGCACCCTGCTGGTTCATTTCCTTCGCGATCACCTGAGGCTGACCGGCACCCATGTCGGTTGCGATACCAGCCAGTGTGGCGCCTGCGTCGTCCACATCGACGGGCGGGCCGTCAAATCCTGCACCGTCCTCATTGGCCAGGCCGACGGCGCCAACGTGACCACCATCGAAGGCATCGCCAAAGGCGACGACCTGCATCCGATGCAGGCGGCCTTTCGCGACAATCACGGCCTGCAGTGCGGCTATTGCACACCGGGGATGATCATGTCGGCGATCGATATCGTCAACCGGCACGGCGCGGCGCTCGATGAGGCGACCGTCCGGCAGGAGCTGGAAGGCAACATCTGCCGCTGCACCGGCTACCACAACATCGTCAAGTCCGTGCTCGATGCCGCGGGCCGCATGAAGGTTTCGCAAGCGGCCGAATAG
- a CDS encoding methyl-accepting chemotaxis protein translates to MSPSKRIRLPTFNLLTNLAIRTKIMLGFMLVLVLSAVGVTVAYLGYDKVSAGFSSYRTSVGDGVMARTIDREAMAYQLAARYYVVTGDESDATNALAAEGDLREAIEKASRDMRDGARRNATAELSHRFEKFSKVFAQILELKRDNFRYAANELQRGGSMLRQRMEDLADSATLADMSSLNVGAKEAGTQFVAAAANVNMFVTRHDNLTANGAESRLKMIETTLTSLHTDDQQIKRKISGIIELLTSYRKAFSAIVANAKTIDGLVTEMTAAAEAIAKDAEAIKISAMADEKRIQGETESLVSTTQSFVLMLTIGVTILGALMALLIGRGISGPIVALCASMRELASGHFDAVLPGLGRKDEIGQMASAVEEFKTQAIAKAERDAAEQEEKNRTTASARRAELIRFADDFENAVGAIVANVATSATQLEAAADILTRTADTTQNLSATVASASEEASSNVQSVASATEELSASIEEIGRQVRESSRIAEGAVIQAQETDQRIGKLSRAAQQIGDVVKLINAIAEQTNLLALNATIEAARAGEAGRGFAVVASEVKSLASQTAKATDEISSHILGMQQATQESVVAIKEIGETIAQVSQIATRIAASVEQQSSATQEIAQNVQSVAAGTQDVAGNIVQVNRGATETGTASGDVLSSAQTLSTESTRLRQELDRFMANVRAA, encoded by the coding sequence ATGTCTCCGTCCAAGCGCATCCGGCTTCCCACATTCAATCTGCTGACCAACCTGGCGATCCGAACCAAGATCATGCTCGGCTTCATGCTGGTCTTGGTGTTGTCCGCGGTCGGCGTCACCGTCGCCTATCTCGGCTACGACAAGGTGTCGGCTGGGTTCTCCTCGTATCGCACCAGCGTCGGCGACGGCGTGATGGCCAGAACCATCGATCGTGAAGCGATGGCCTATCAGCTGGCGGCCCGCTATTACGTGGTGACCGGCGACGAATCCGATGCGACCAACGCGCTGGCCGCCGAAGGAGACTTGCGCGAGGCGATCGAGAAGGCGTCCCGCGACATGCGGGACGGCGCACGCCGCAACGCGACCGCCGAGCTGTCGCACCGGTTCGAGAAGTTCTCGAAAGTCTTTGCCCAGATCCTCGAGCTGAAGCGTGACAATTTCCGTTATGCGGCGAACGAGCTGCAGCGCGGCGGCAGCATGCTGCGCCAGCGCATGGAAGACCTCGCCGATTCCGCGACGCTCGCCGATATGAGCAGCCTGAACGTGGGCGCCAAGGAAGCGGGCACGCAGTTTGTGGCGGCCGCGGCCAACGTCAACATGTTCGTGACCCGCCATGACAATCTCACGGCGAACGGCGCGGAAAGCCGGCTGAAGATGATCGAGACGACGCTGACCTCGCTGCATACGGACGATCAGCAGATCAAGCGGAAGATCAGCGGCATCATCGAACTGCTGACGAGCTATCGCAAGGCGTTCTCGGCGATCGTGGCCAACGCCAAGACGATCGATGGGCTGGTCACCGAAATGACCGCGGCGGCGGAAGCGATCGCCAAGGATGCCGAGGCGATCAAGATCAGCGCGATGGCCGACGAAAAGCGTATCCAGGGCGAAACGGAATCGCTGGTCAGCACGACGCAGAGCTTCGTGCTGATGCTGACGATCGGCGTGACCATCCTGGGTGCCTTGATGGCGCTGTTGATCGGCCGGGGCATCTCGGGCCCGATCGTGGCGCTCTGCGCATCGATGCGTGAACTGGCCTCCGGGCACTTCGACGCGGTGCTGCCGGGACTGGGCCGCAAGGACGAGATCGGCCAGATGGCCAGCGCAGTCGAGGAGTTCAAGACCCAGGCGATCGCCAAAGCGGAACGCGATGCGGCCGAGCAGGAGGAGAAGAATCGCACGACCGCGAGTGCGCGTCGCGCGGAACTGATCCGCTTCGCCGACGATTTCGAGAATGCCGTCGGCGCGATCGTTGCCAACGTCGCCACCTCGGCGACTCAGCTCGAAGCTGCGGCGGATATCCTGACCCGCACCGCGGATACGACGCAGAATCTGTCCGCGACGGTCGCCAGCGCTTCCGAAGAGGCGTCGTCGAACGTGCAGTCGGTGGCCAGCGCCACCGAGGAGCTCTCGGCTTCGATCGAGGAGATCGGCCGCCAGGTGCGTGAATCCAGCCGGATCGCCGAAGGCGCGGTGATCCAGGCGCAGGAGACCGATCAGAGGATCGGCAAGCTGTCGCGCGCGGCGCAGCAGATCGGCGATGTGGTGAAGCTGATCAATGCGATCGCCGAACAGACCAACCTTCTCGCGCTGAACGCCACCATCGAGGCGGCGCGCGCGGGCGAGGCCGGCCGTGGCTTCGCCGTGGTGGCGTCCGAGGTGAAGTCGCTCGCCAGCCAGACGGCGAAGGCGACCGACGAGATCTCCTCGCACATCCTCGGCATGCAACAGGCGACGCAGGAATCAGTGGTGGCGATCAAGGAGATCGGCGAGACCATCGCTCAGGTGTCGCAGATCGCCACGCGCATTGCCGCCTCCGTCGAGCAGCAGAGTTCGGCTACGCAGGAGATCGCCCAGAACGTTCAGAGCGTTGCCGCCGGCACGCAGGACGTCGCGGGGAACATCGTTCAGGTCAATCGCGGCGCTACCGAAACCGGGACCGCGTCGGGAGACGTGCTGAGCTCCGCGCAAACGCTGTCGACGGAGAGCACGCGCCTGCGGCAGGAACTCGACCGCTTCATGGCGAACGTGCGCGCAGCCTGA
- a CDS encoding MFS transporter, producing the protein MTSSPSTHLQQTETADPAGASASDSSRIVETDIPARLDRLSWGRFHTLVVVALGVTWILDGLEVTLAGALSGALKASPTLQFSNADIGIASSAYLAGAVLGALFFGWLTDRIGRKKLFFVTLAVYLAATAATALSWNLYSFALFRFLTGAGIGGEYTAINSTIQELVPARYRGWTDLVINGSFWIGAAIGAVLGIVLLNPAVIDPDVGWRVAFLAGATLGLVVFLMRFWIPESPRWLMIHGQPERAQAIVADIERRSTVAPDSGAGTLLTIRLRMRSHTPLREVARTLIRAYPNRTVLGFGLMAAQAFFYNAIFFTYALILTDFYGIAADHVGWYLLPFAAGNFLGPLLLGRLFDTVGRRTMITLTYGVSGVLLAVSGYLFSIGVLTAQTQTIAWMVIFFFASPAASAAYLTVSETFPLEIRALAIAMFYALGTAVGGVAGPALFGVLIDTGSRVSVFGGYLLGAIMMLAAAVLAWRLCIACERRPLEDVARPLAVIE; encoded by the coding sequence ATGACATCATCACCATCAACGCATCTGCAACAAACCGAAACGGCCGATCCGGCAGGAGCGTCAGCATCCGATTCCAGTCGGATCGTCGAAACCGACATTCCCGCGCGCCTTGATCGGCTGTCGTGGGGCCGGTTTCATACCCTCGTCGTCGTCGCGCTCGGCGTCACATGGATTCTCGACGGCCTGGAGGTCACGCTTGCGGGTGCGCTGTCCGGAGCCCTGAAAGCGAGCCCGACGCTTCAGTTCAGCAATGCGGATATCGGCATCGCCAGCAGCGCCTATCTCGCAGGCGCAGTGCTTGGTGCGTTGTTCTTCGGCTGGCTGACCGACCGGATCGGCCGGAAGAAGCTGTTCTTCGTGACGCTGGCCGTCTATCTCGCCGCAACCGCTGCAACGGCGCTGTCATGGAATCTGTATAGCTTTGCGTTGTTCCGGTTTCTGACCGGCGCCGGCATCGGCGGTGAATACACGGCGATCAATTCGACGATCCAGGAGCTGGTCCCGGCGCGTTATCGGGGATGGACCGATCTCGTCATCAACGGAAGTTTCTGGATCGGTGCAGCGATCGGTGCGGTGCTCGGCATCGTGCTGCTCAATCCGGCGGTGATCGATCCGGATGTCGGCTGGCGCGTGGCATTCCTGGCGGGGGCGACGCTTGGTCTCGTGGTGTTCCTGATGCGGTTCTGGATTCCGGAAAGCCCACGCTGGCTGATGATCCATGGCCAGCCCGAGCGGGCGCAGGCGATCGTCGCCGATATCGAGCGCCGCTCCACGGTCGCGCCGGACAGCGGCGCTGGCACGCTGCTGACGATCCGGCTGAGGATGCGCAGCCATACTCCGCTGCGGGAGGTCGCGCGAACGCTGATCCGCGCCTATCCGAACCGGACGGTGCTCGGCTTCGGGCTGATGGCGGCGCAGGCGTTCTTCTACAACGCCATCTTCTTCACCTATGCGCTGATCCTGACGGATTTCTACGGCATCGCCGCGGATCATGTCGGCTGGTATCTGCTGCCGTTCGCGGCGGGCAATTTCCTCGGGCCGCTGCTGCTCGGCCGTCTGTTCGATACGGTCGGCCGCCGAACGATGATTACGCTGACCTATGGCGTCTCCGGCGTGCTGCTCGCCGTTTCGGGTTACCTGTTCTCGATCGGTGTGCTCACCGCGCAAACGCAGACGATCGCCTGGATGGTCATCTTCTTCTTCGCATCGCCCGCCGCGAGTGCCGCGTATCTGACGGTCAGCGAAACGTTCCCGCTGGAAATTCGCGCGCTGGCGATTGCGATGTTCTATGCGCTGGGCACGGCGGTCGGCGGCGTTGCCGGGCCTGCGCTGTTCGGCGTGCTGATCGACACCGGCTCGCGCGTCAGCGTGTTCGGTGGGTATCTTTTGGGCGCCATCATGATGCTGGCTGCCGCGGTGCTGGCATGGCGGCTCTGCATCGCCTGCGAGCGACGACCGCTCGAGGATGTGGCACGCCCGCTGGCTGTGATAGAGTGA
- the otsB gene encoding trehalose-phosphatase, translating into MEVETEPLERNKKGAVPVPGAIVPHLDECALLFDVDGTLIDLASTPSAIVIPPELPSLLEELWRRTSGALALVSGRTISDIDQITKPVKLPAVGGHGAEMRLQLDRGVQAADVLPMDPHLKRRFAAIAQAKPGILVEDKGYSMALHYRLAPEAERYIYDSVAAIRADLPEAPIEVLAGKFVVEIKHEGFSKATAVRTLMAQPPFAGRYPIFLGDDVTDESVFGIMPDIHGAGYSVGRVVQGTAGHFDSPSDVRAWIARMIKEQPTRR; encoded by the coding sequence ATGGAAGTCGAAACGGAACCACTGGAGCGGAACAAGAAGGGCGCCGTCCCCGTCCCGGGCGCCATTGTTCCGCACCTCGATGAATGCGCGCTGCTGTTCGATGTCGACGGTACGTTGATCGATCTCGCGTCCACGCCGTCTGCGATCGTCATTCCTCCGGAACTGCCATCTCTGCTGGAGGAGCTTTGGCGCCGCACGTCCGGCGCGTTGGCGTTGGTCAGCGGCCGTACCATCAGCGACATTGACCAGATCACCAAGCCGGTCAAGCTTCCGGCTGTCGGAGGTCACGGCGCGGAAATGCGACTGCAGCTGGACCGCGGCGTGCAGGCGGCGGACGTGCTGCCGATGGACCCGCATTTGAAACGGCGGTTTGCCGCGATTGCGCAAGCGAAGCCCGGTATCCTGGTCGAAGACAAGGGATATTCGATGGCGCTTCACTATCGGCTTGCGCCGGAGGCGGAGCGATACATCTATGATTCTGTCGCTGCGATCCGCGCCGATCTGCCGGAAGCCCCGATCGAAGTTCTCGCCGGAAAATTCGTCGTCGAAATCAAGCACGAGGGATTTTCGAAGGCGACGGCTGTGCGAACCTTGATGGCGCAGCCGCCGTTTGCCGGCCGCTACCCGATCTTTCTCGGCGATGACGTCACCGATGAATCAGTGTTCGGTATCATGCCGGATATCCATGGCGCGGGTTATTCGGTTGGACGTGTCGTCCAAGGAACCGCGGGCCATTTCGATTCGCCGAGCGATGTGCGCGCCTGGATCGCGCGCATGATCAAGGAGCAGCCGACGCGTCGCTGA